CTCCTTGTAGTTCTTGCCCAGGCTTCGGCGGAAGTGCTCTTCCACCACGGGGTCACAGGCAGTGGTAGCTGCGgggaaaggaggcagaggaCAAGTTCTCCCTCAGGCCATTATCAGCTGTTATTCTGTGGAAACCTCCTCCCTAAGCCACCACACAGAACGCAAGTTTAGGTTTAAATAGAACTAAAGATGGAAACAGTTCTTAAAAGTCAGCTCCCAAGCCTGACAACACCAGTCAGATGCGAGGAGACCCCATTCTAAGTTCTGGCGTGCCAAGAGCCGATCTCAGAGTTTCAGTTGAACTGAGACACTCGTGCTGGGAAGCCAGTCAGGACACGGAATGAATCCCGGCCTCCACGTTAAAATGTTGCAATACTGTTACGAGACAAATGAAAAACCTTCAGAATCAGGTTTTGAATGATAAGAGTAAGAAGTCCTCAAACTAAAGATGAGTGGGTTGCAGTTTTACAATTTAGAAACAATACCTGTGTGTCTAAATGAGATTTAAGTATTTTGACAGATAAAGTTCTTGGGATCCAAGCTGTTCTCCTTCGTGCTACAGAAAATTTGGATTGAGCCTAAAATAAATGCGAGTGTCGCGCACAAAGATCTCAAATGAGAGCAGacaagtattttctgaaaacatttccaaCTCTTCTAAAGCCCACGTGAATACAGCTCGAGGCTCAGTGAAGAGGCTCCCTTAGAGGAGCAAGAGCAGTGCCTTGGAAACCATCTAAGATCTTAGATCTCTAAGAGCATGATGTGTGCTGCAGGGGGGTCTCACTTCAGTGTCTAATTCTAATTTTCAACAACACACtgatatttaataataataataatcatgaatcatagaatagtttgggttggaagggaccttaaagcccatccagttccacccccctgccatgggcagggacacctcccactggctcaggctgcccaaggcccatccaacctggcctggaacacctccagggatggagcagccacaacttccctgggcagcctgggccagggcctcaccactctcattgtgaggaagttcctccttctgtccagtctaaatctgctcctctccagtttatacccattgaccctcgtcctatccccacaagtctttgtgaacagtccctctccagctttcttgtagccccttcaggtactggaaggtcactctaaggtctcctcggagccttctccaggctgaacaaacccaaccctctcagcccttggatcatccttgtagcctctggacccgttccaacagctccatctccttatgttgaggattccagaactggacacaatcctccagatgaggtctcacaagagaggaacaggggggcagaatcccctccctctccgtgctggctgtgctgctttggatgcagcctaATAATACGCCCCCCATGGGCTTTTAGGTTCTCACCTACTTCACACTGGCGCTGTTACAGTGACGCATTCTGGCTGATGAAGGCTCTCTGCCAGGAACTTCTGGGAATGCTGCGTGTTAAAGCCATGCAGCAGCAGGTGTACGACTCAAAATGAAAGGGCTGTGTTTTCCCTCGGTCGCACAGTGTGAGGAAGCGCAGGGCAGCGCCCCAAGGCTTCGCAGCAAGTGCTGCATGAAAAGATCTCGTGAAAAATACCAACTGCACAGAAGGTAGAAAGCTAAAGCTCCCTGCTCGGGTTGCCATGGCAGCTGCCTTCCAAAGCTTTTGTGTTATCCCTGCAGAGAAAGGTGGAGGCGATGTACTTTGGAAGAGTATTTCTATCTGCAGTAAGAGATTTCTGTGACTGCAGCTGAATCGTCAAAGTCTGCTGCCTGCGGAAAGAGGGGGGCGACTGCAGCTCCTGAAATAGGAGCATGGTTGGATCTGCTGGCCCCGTCTGCCGCTTGTCAGTCCGACCGAAATAAACACAATGACTTATTTGTCTGTGTGAGGTGTTcgtgtttttaaaaagaagcttttcaaaacaagaaaaaaagaccatCTCTCCCTGTTTTGGAAATGGTTCTTCCCACTGTGGCAGGGGACTGCCGGTTAGAACCGCGGCAGAGGGGCCATGCCAGCACGCCTGGGCAGACAGGATGGACCCGTCTGTTGTTTCCCCTCCTTTTATTCCTGTTAACACGCCATTAGGGTCagtgaaatgatttttcttctcgCGAGCGTGGCCGCGTAACTTACTGCTAGAGGGTCTCCTGTAGGCCGGCACCGCTGAGCCGCAGCCGCTGTGAGCAACGGGGCAGTGGGAGAGGTTACAGTTGCGGTTGTTTGCAGAAGCGCAGGTGATTACGGAGGGACGGTTCtaatagggaagaaaaaagcaaactatCACTCTCTAAGGCAATTGGCCAAAGCCATATTAGCAGCAGCTCATTGCCTAATCACTTGAGATGTACAAACACCCAACTGAATCCCAGCAGTGAAACGACCCAGAAACTGTCCAACTCAATAAAGCAGATTAAACCCCAAAATAGTCAGCTGTTAGTTCTTTGCCTGATTAAAAACACAACCACGCTACATTTCCATAATGGTTCGTCGTTATTCCCGTGGCAAGCAGCCATATGGAAAAAggacagcagaaaagcaaattgtTAAAGGCACTGAAGTCACTTTACAGGGACTGTTTTGACTTCACCGGCATTCCGTATGCAGAAGGAAACGCCAGCGCGCCAAATACTACGCTCATGTGTCCTTGTGATTCCAGCACTTGGAAAAGCTTTACCGATTTTACAGGTCTTTGTCTTCTTAGCATTAACCAACTTTTAACAGTATCATTTTTCATTCAGAGACCAGTCTCGTATCCCGTACTTCAGACATGGGACAATGAGCCCGGAAGATGTAACATCTAAAAGGCTCCTGAGCGAGTCTTGCCCACAAGGACCCTCCTGTGACGATTCATCTGCCTTTCCCGAAACAGCGTCCTTTTGTACGCTCAACGCATGCCGGTTCCCCAGGACGTCTGGTCACATACTCAGTTATGAAATGTACACTTGGTACAgagtttaaatgtaaaatactcTTCTGGTAGTTGTTTTCTGTGTCAATGTTACATCGAATCAaggctgcaggaaaagaaacgTCCCAGTTTCTCCACGTGGCTGAAGGGAAGTAACACAGGTATTGgaatggttttgctttgcatCTTTGCTACGTTTTATCACGCCAGCAGTCCATTTTGTTGTACTCTATACAAGGTGACTGCCAAGAGTCCAAACGATTGACAGAATTGATGGAATTAACACCATTTTGATTTCTTGACCATTGTAAGAATCTGTGCAGCAAATCCACAAAAATCACTGCTTTACCAACTGCCACGAAAGGTCAACAAGGAGGGAAAGAGTTTGCATTGTTTAGCGGTGCTTTGGAAAGAGTAAGACCAAGATCAAAGTCAAAGAGAGGAGCTTTCAAAGGAAGCTTTACCGACATCTCTCCAGACACAatgggaatcacagaattgtacAGGTCGGAAGatacctttaagatcattgagtcaaacCATCAACCCAGCACTGCCGAGCCCGCCACTAAAacgtgtccctaagcacctcatctacacgGCTTTTAagtccctccagggatggagactccaccaccttcgcaggcagcctctgcccaggCTTGGcaaccttttctgtgaagtaatatttcctcaTATGCAATGTAACTCTCCCCcggtgcaacctgaggccatttcctcttgtcctccCGcttgtcccttgggagcagagaccAGCACACACCTCAGCACGACCTCCTTTCCGGCAGCGACAGAGAGCGACGGGGTCTCTGCTCTGTCGacaacagccccagctccctcagccgctcctcgttaGACTGCTGCTCCAGAATGTCAGAATGGCGCTATTTACATCtaacttgctttttatttattttgctgtcagcgcaattaaggaaaaaaagtgaattatttgatttttctgtaagCAGCTCACACGtggaagtatttattttctgttttataggaGCCAAGATTTTGGGCATCTCTGAAGCGGTTGAGAAGCGTAAACATTCTCATTGCTTCAGAAGAGTATTTTAGACATACAAAAAGTGGGAAGACAAGACAGAAACAGGTAATAAAAAAGCTTGTATCGAGAGTGCAGGTACCGACACCACAAAGGGCCTGAGAGGGAGGAGGATCGGGCATCCTGCAGCCCTGGTGTGGCGCTGAGCCACCACACATACTTCTATGAAAATACTGAGATAAGCCGAGAATTTAGTAGTAGCGACCACAGTGGCTGAATAACCCTACGCTGCCTAAAATAAGAAGGCATTTTTCCCTGCCTCTATTTAAAACAGTAAGATGAAATCCCATTCAACAACTTTAagattacaaaacaaaataaatcatcaaACTAgggtttcttattttaatatacCTTTTTCTTTGTACGATTTCTACTCTGTGCTCTTAGCAAGGTCTAACCTCAACATCCTATTTTCCCAAGAAAACAGATTCTAATCTAGCTCAAAATGTCAAAGATAACAAAAGAGCGAGGAATCTGGTAATGGGCGACAGGAATCGGCCCAAGCCAAACACACCGCAGCAGAAGTGTAGTGGTGGCCGCTAGGCTGAGACGCAGTGGTGGCGTTATCAAAGGGCAGCAGTGTCGTCAGTGGAAGCCTGTCCCTTCCTCCTCTGTCATCACCGAACGCTGAGAGCAAAGAAGAGCCGTCTGCCCAGAACAGTAACTCTGCAATCCGCGTGCCAAATGATGCAAGGTACCAGCAGCACCAGCGCAAAGCCAGGCCTTGTGGCACAGCAAAATTCAAAAGACCAGAGTACACAGCCAAGCACCGTGAAAAACTACCCAGCAGACGCAAGATACGCGGCTCCGGAGAACAGCAGCTGTCATAAATGGCATGTGAAAAATCCCAACCGCTGAAAGATCGTCCTCTTGAAGTGTTTCCCCTTTGCACtaagggagggagggaggaagggcGAACGGAAGAAGAGTTAGGGTGCAGGTGTTGGTTTGATTTCTCAAGGCCTTGCTTTGTGTCTCTGCTTGCAAGAGGGACAAAAGCAAGTCCGACACATAAGAAAACTGCCTGTGTCTCACCGGCATAGAGATGCCCACCTTCAGCAggtctgcaggaaaacaaacaccacaCACAAGGCAGCAAgggaaaacccaaacaaccacCCCGAACCAAAACaaccccccagccccactccagCATGAGGAAATaaactataaaataattaaaaatcattattttgcTTTGGGAAAAATCATTATGAAATAGTGAAACAACACTGATCCGAGCAACGCAATGAATGCTTTTGGCTGCCTAGAACAACTAAGGCCACTCCAGCTCCCTTCAGCGGGAAAATTCAGTGCAAAATTCTCCTGTGAGCCCCCTCTTCTtcagcagccctggcagaggggagggaagcACGCACTGATCGCCAAGAGGAGCACGGGTGAACCCCCTCGGCGCCTGTGATCTGCATCAGTCATTGCCCGGCTGGTACTGGAGCTTCGTGCAACCGCACAGCAACTCTGACTCCGCTTTCCCCATTAAAACACACATTCACAGGCTTAGCAAAGCATcggaaaaagcagaaagacttcAGAAATGTGCGACAGATATAGTTAAACATCGGcaatttatttgcattcaaCACCATGAGGTGTGACATTCATTGTgcattttataaatacattttgccTAACAAACAGCATCGCCTACCTACTGCAACTCCCACAACTTCTGCTCACGGCTGGGAAGCCCTCATTGTGGCCACAGCATGGATTCCAACAACCACCCAGAGCTCCTGCCAACCCGGAAGCCAGTACCTGCTGCCGTTCCACAGAAGTCAGTGTAGGTGCGATGCCAACTGTTCGGGTCGCATCCATGCTGTTTTTGGTCAGTGCTAGAGGTTGATCCATGGTCAAGTTTGGGATTGAGGTGTACATGTGGTTGGTGTGAAGGCTCATTGTTGGGGCAGCAGCCCTCTCTATCGGGCTGCGACTCCTGTCTCTGTGCTCCTTCCGATAATCTCCATTGGCAGTCTTGTTTCtaacacatgaaagaaaaaaaaggggaaaggactTACTATTGTCACAAGTGATAATGAGATCTGCAGCATTAAATCCCCCTAATGACCATGAGGCAATGCACTCTGCTGGGCTGTGAGGAGGGGACGCAATCCCTTGTCGAGGCACCCCGGTCTACCCGGTCACCTCCCTCCCCGTTACATTTGCTGGCTCTGGCGACCAAGACTTTTCTCCAGGTTCTGCACCTATGGGCATCAGTTCCGGTGACAACCAATGGTGCTTTGTTAAGGTCAGACACTTCATTTAACACGCTGTTAATCCCACTCTGTCTCCTAACACCTCAATATTCTGTAAGCATTACTGAAGCCCAAGAAAAGTTGATTTTTCTCAACGGGCCTGGGTTGATAGCAGCAAAATGCAGCGAGGAAAGGCAGGAAGCAAAATTgaatttcagagcagaaaatgaaggaaaagcaaatgccGCCACACTTATTCCAAAACCATTTAATTACAGCTGTTCTTGAAAAAAGTGATTTCAAATGACTACTGAACAGTAAAAGCAGATGCACTCACATAATTAGGGTATCATTCACCACAATTAAAGCACTGCTGATTTTGTACCTATGTACaagatgtttgtttctgtatGTCAAGATAATGTTCATTAAAGGCAAACCAGTGAATCAAAGGGAAGGTGCTTTGCTCGTGTCGGTGAAGGCGGTCATTCATAACCACTGACCAGGGATGTGATCGGCAGGCGCAACGCTCTGGTAAGAGCTGACACGCCGCAGTACCGACTGCCTCGGTGGGGAACAACCAGTTCCATCTACCTTTCACACAGGGAAGGCACCAAGAGGAGAGAAGTGGTTCTACTAGGGAAGATACGCTGTCTTCACAAGATTCTTGAAGTGAGAGATGTCCTGCATGTCCCGGGTATCAGCCTGTCCAATCTGaggctctttctcccccccttttttaagCACATCATAGCAGATTAATTTGCAggagcaatttttaaaaatgctctgATGAACATTAGGCAGAGatagaaaaggaataaaaaaacccatagaaaTTACAATGTATGAAAAGCGTTCAATAGTGAAGTTACAACTCCCAGAAGCTACCgcctgtttcagtgtctgaGGAAGTCTGTTGAGAAGGAAGGCTAACGGCTGAGGGGACAAAAAAGCCTGGCCAAGAGAGGGAACCGAGGAACCCCGGAGCTTATCACCAGAAGTGCTAGAGAAAAAACCTGCAGGTTTATATAAATTGAGGAATGACTTAGGTGTCCCCAATGGTTATTTGCTGCTTTATGTTAGACAGCCAGTAGGATTACTCTGCCTTGAAGCCGATTTCTCTGCATCACGCTGCCACTTGCCCTCCAGCCCCGCACCGCTACCGCCCACTGCTCGCACGCGCCGCTCCGGCCCGGCCGCTTGGCCCAGCGCCGTAACCCGGCATGGCACGCAGCCGTGCTGGCAGCCCCGAGGATCCCCACCGCAGCGCGAGGAGCGGGAATGCGCTGCTGTGGTTCTGCCGCTGGGACGGCGCTGCACAGCGCTTGTTGCAGTGCCTCCCGAGACTCCGAAAGCTTTCAGCCTCGGCAGCAATGGAGTCCACAGTCTGAACCACATATTTGGTTCAGTACCTTTCCCTCACGGggtctttctgtttctttttaacgTAAAACCTAATGGCTCGTTCTGCTGCTGCCCTAGTTCTTGCattaggagagagaaaaagacattgCTATCATCCTCATGCCACTCCTGAGTCCATCTCTCTCCTCAACAGCCTTTTTCCTCCAGGGTAGTACTCTCTTCAAATAGAAACTGTTCCGATCTCTCTGCCATCCTTGTGGTCCCTTTCTTGCAAGAGCTAGAGAAGCTATAATCCTGCTCGAAATGAGGGTCCAGCTCTCCACTCTGCGCAGGAAAAGGACCTTTGCTGAAATAATCACAGTTCTTCAGCCTGCTCAGGAGTCACTTGGTCAGACAGAAACATGCTATTGCTGCCTGATTCCAAACTCAGCTCACTTATGGCAGTCCAAGTTAGGGTTAATACAATACCAGACACCCGGCAACTTGAGAACCTCAAGACACAGCTGATTCTCTGTGCCAGATCCCCCTGCCACACTCAGGAGGGGACAGCCAGCAGGGTAACAACAGCCTGAAACCATTCAGATCCCCTCCACTGCGCCCCCTCGCCTACCATTTGCCCCTTTCAACTAATTACAAATTAGTAGTTGCAGATGAGTAGAATCGACCATAAAATCTAACCTTTACCGTTTCACAGCTGGTGCTCAGGATGTTCTTTGAAAATCCCGTGTTCCTTGACTCCTCTTTTACGGGCCAGATCTAGAGACAGCGAAGCAGCACACAAACCAGCAGGAAACACATTCTCACAGCGCGACACTCGCCTCGTTTGCCAGTTCTGGTCCCATTTCAATTCCCAAGGCTGCTTTGCAGTCTCAGCATTCAGAAGCAGGCGGCTGAGAATTGCATTGCTCTGAGCTAATGATGGACGCGAGTGGGTGACTCAACGGCAGCGTGACGGACTCGGTATTTCAAGTACAGTACCCTTGTCTTGAATTACAGCCGAAGCAGCAAAGTAATCCTTCGCCACCCCTTAGGAAGCTAGCACGGAACTCGGCAAACAGCGCGGCTTTGCAGAGTGTTACGGTCCCTGTACAAGAGCCATTAGACACTCTGGCAAGTCACACATGGAGAGGCATCGCTAACATCATTGTGCGAGTACTAAAGGCAACGCTGGGCAGAGACGGCTCGTCCTTCCTGCTGCAATGCAGTATCTTTGGCGGCTGCAAGCCAAAATCTTACTTTTCAACTAAATATTATCTGGTTTGTTACGACTCAGACAACAACTTGGAGGCTGCAGACTCACAGACAGCTCCAGTAGGTTCCTACTTTCCACtgcctcaaagaaaaaaaaaaaaaccctgttcaGAATgattatgttttgttttaataagcacaagcagattttcaaagaaaaatactgtttcctcCAGcaaaaatacttgtaaaataaaacaaaaaatgtaacCAGAccagttgtttgggttttcttcttagAACTGTGATTTCGACAACTTagtgctgggcagggagggggctCTCCAGCGAGAAGGGAGGAACGAACCTACTGAAATTCCCAagcaaaagatgttttccattttacaaCAGCACCTATTTCAGTCATTCTGCTTTGAACAAAAAATAACAGCCCTTAAATATCAGTGAACTGATAGTtttgctgccaaaaaaaaacccctaaaccTAAACCAAGCCTTTCTGCAAAGATTTCTGGACGAAAGGACTGAGAAACTGGGCAATGGGGTCAGTCTGATGCCAGGAAGCACGGGACAGCGGGCAGATCTGCCCTAAAGATACTTAAAGCTACCGAGTTATCTCAGAAATCTCAGCAGGCCACACCCTGGCCCTTTCTGCCGGCAGATAATTCCCTCTTCCTAAATTAGAACGACTCCTCTTCCAGGCAGGGAACAGTTTATACTCCACTCCTCAAAAATTCTCTCAATTCATCTGCCTTCAACGAGACGGTCTTGCCAAAACACGAAAAATACCTCACGCTTCTGCTTCCACATCTGATATTATTTGTTCTGAGCCCAGCTGAAAATTTTACAGTGCTGTGTAGAATAGTAACGTGATAACTTTGCCCTTGCGAAAATACACCAGCGCTTCTGAGTCCCTCCTGTTTCAATATAAATAGCAAATCCTACAGCACCTGACTCCGCCAGTAAAACAACTGTACAGAAATTATTCAGAGTGTATTCATCAATTTCATGTTTATTAAATAACTTAAGTTTAAAATGTaactttaaaagtaattttctattagaaaacaaaagtttgTTAGGTTTTTAAGATAATTATTATTGAGAGaagtcattcttttttttctaaagaatcacagaatcactaatttggaaaagacctcttagatcatcgagtctatACGAGATCCTTTGTCTGAAGTGGCAATCAAAATCACGCGTGTTTGAAGATAATTATATTTCACTAATGTGAATTAGCTTAGAAAAAATTCCACAGGCACTGAACAAGTACAGAGCTGCATCTCCGAGTTCAAACACGAGGGCAGAAAATTACAAAGCAAGATTTCTGACCatgttttaaaagtgatttaGAAATATATAGCACATATAAATCCAGCTGTCCAAACAGCTCTACCATCCCCCGACACTCCACTGTGACTTAAAAATCAGCATGTGTAACTCTGGACTCCTTTTTCTGTGGTCAGGATGCCAGAGCATCTCCACCGGCTCAGAAAAGAGCTGGCAATCAGTGTCAGCAAGACGCAGAGCAAGGGTCAGGCAGGGGAACCGATCCCATCAACCATACCCTCACCCTTACTGCCATCAAACAGAGGTGTTGGAGCCACTCGCAGGTTTATCTAAGCAAAATTATCCAAGACTCCAACCTCTAATCCATTTCTCCACCACTTGAAAAACAAACCTTGTTTTCCACGTTTCCTCCCCAATGAATCATAACCGAGGCTCCAGGACTTACCAAGCATCATGTGCTCAGATGGATGTCATACCAAAACCACACACATCCTGACTGCCAGCTCAAAGCCGGCCGCGCTTTGGTTCTCAGCACTGACAGTCAATTGAGAGCAATGGCCCGGTCCTCCTCCAGAACCTCAAAGGGAGCCCAAATGCGTTGTTCTTAATGGTTTTTTGTTGTACAACCCCCAAGCGCAACTGTTCTGTTCACTGGCACAGAGTGGCGGTAACTCACACTCATCCTACAGCAACAGAGCAACTCTGCCAACGGcttcaggaaaagggaaaacgAAGAGGCCCACTGAAGGGGATACTTGTGCTTGCGCTCGCTTCCAGCCTGCAGATCCTTACGGAACAGATGCCAGAAGTATTACTGTACCTCCCAGTGAAGAAATCACAGACGTTTCACACTCCCTTTGGCAGAAACTGAGCTCCGACCCGAAATGGTTGGACTGTCGGAGCGCGTTTTTGCTTGCAGAAAGAACAAGTATCCGCTTACAGTGATTTCTCATCGTCATGTAAGACGTTCTtctgtacacacacacaacGCACAACTGGCTTAAGAGGAAACTTTCATTTGTCTCACCTAATTCAAATACGATTGTAATATTTTCACCATCTCGATAATATTAGTTCTCCAACATCTTTCCCTGTATTTACTCCCAAGCCCTCCAGGCTGAAAGAGAACAGATGCTTTTGTTAAAGACTGCTCAAGGATTTATAATCCCCGGATATAAAGTATCTTCTCCACATGATGGGGAGCACTTCCTGCAGAAGTATCTACTTGCATACATTAGTTTTGTTAATATGAGCTGGAAAAATACGAATTTAAGGTGATATTTCAATACAGAGGCAAAAATTactcaagatttttttaagcaatccaaactcactaaaaaaaaaatccaagcagaGCCTGCAAGTATGAGCGGTTTGCTCTCTGAGTGTCAGCCAATTATCTGAAGCATTCGGAACATGAAAAAATACTCCAAGCAGTCCAAAACACTGCACAAACCACATCTACTGTGAGTGCCTGCCACCTAAACACATGACCCTTTTTATCCCTATTCCATGAACTCTATGCTTCCCTGTTGCTTGGAGTGGCCCTTGCCTTTTATGGCTTCCTACTCCATCCCAAAAAGCTTTCATGTAGGCAATGTGCAAGAGGGTTTGCAGGAATCACCTCCCCCAAAGAGGGTGGACATCTGATATGGTTTCCTCAGAGAGGCAGAGAACACCCCCCTCCTCTTGCCATTGCTGCTGTTTCAGCGTCACTATACACCTCTCTTTCCCCCATTCAAGTGGAACAAGGAAAGAAGCAGGTGGTTAAGTCTGCGCTTTCCGCCTTGGGCTAGAAACAACTCGGCAAAGGCAGGCAGGATTTTCGGCACTGCCTGGAAGTCTCTCCAGGAATCAATATTTAAACTTAACTCTTCCCACaaaagagcttttcttcttccagtttcttaACTGGAGCATCGGGCTCAGTGTGGAGGACTGAGCGAGTctttatttacaaaagctcAGGATTATAGAGGCCATCcctatttttccccttctctccacTCCTCGGAATCAGAATTCTGCAACTCGTTCCCTTAAAGAAAGTTCAATGCATGGCaactttttttaagcttttttacACCTCTGAGCTGagtcaaaataaaaccattgaAAACACTAAGGAGAAACAGGATAATCCTACATACAAACAGACTTTCTGTATTTATCCTCACAAAAACAAGATTAAAGCCTTGGACCACGTTGTTACTTGCAAATATAATCAGCCAGGAGAACAGATTTCATagtgaaagaaatgaagcaataaTAAGCTGTGAAATGTATAAAGGAGCGTCCAACCACTGCTTGCCTGCACCAAGCAAAAATATTCCGATACAGAAGAGCTTCCCTTCCTGAAGGCTTAAGAGTCACAAGTGTGAAAGAATGCAAGAGAACCGCATGATGTAAGACCTTACTCAAAagccaaacccacaaaactgaAACCTAAATCTAATGTACAGTAAAATCAATTAACACGATCTCAGATCCTACTTACATTTTCTCacaagtttttttgttttaatgtttggCCATCATTTCTCCAACAGTCCTGGTTTTAAAAGGTAGCACTGGTTGCTCTATAATGGCAATCACTCATCCCATCCGTAAGCAAAATCCTAGgatttattaaataaagaatgatgtcatagaatcatagagtagtttgggttggaagggactttaaagcccatccagttccaccccct
This DNA window, taken from Cuculus canorus isolate bCucCan1 chromosome 11, bCucCan1.pri, whole genome shotgun sequence, encodes the following:
- the VGLL4 gene encoding transcription cofactor vestigial-like protein 4 isoform X3, with product MWNFSSRNKTANGDYRKEHRDRSRSPIERAAAPTMSLHTNHMYTSIPNLTMDQPLALTKNSMDATRTVGIAPTLTSVERQQNRPSVITCASANNRNCNLSHCPVAHSGCGSAVPAYRRPSSTTTACDPVVEEHFRRSLGKNYKEPEPVANSVSITGSVDDHFAKALGDTWLQIKAAKDGVSSSPESASRRGQSSPSSHMVNHNHSPSVVS